In the Mycolicibacterium thermoresistibile genome, one interval contains:
- a CDS encoding DivIVA domain-containing protein translates to MGEVTAGLTAADVRNTRFEKPGWGRRGYHPKAVDDLLMLVARRLDGRGYLCADDLRGLRFPKAPLLRRGYDRAAVDEFLERMTAAVAALETNG, encoded by the coding sequence ATGGGTGAAGTGACCGCCGGGCTCACGGCAGCGGACGTGCGGAACACGCGTTTCGAGAAGCCCGGCTGGGGGCGGCGCGGATACCACCCGAAAGCGGTGGATGACTTGTTGATGCTGGTGGCCAGGCGCCTCGACGGGCGTGGTTATCTGTGCGCCGACGATCTGCGCGGCCTGCGATTTCCCAAGGCGCCGTTGTTGCGGCGCGGTTATGACCGCGCTGCGGTCGATGAGTTCCTGGAGCGGATGACGGCCGCCGTCGCGGCTCTGGAGACCAACGGCTGA
- a CDS encoding DUF1942 domain-containing protein, producing the protein MKITTSFFAAAGLAVAGAIAGVATASAESAPDVTTAEIGEQAKLQNGDVVQGWTITDLKPSSDEIPYEVQGTLWEATATDEAIQGTVIPIVSNLNARSADGENYRVLFQVPTPQGVNPEALAEGEKTTGKVYFDVTGQPPESVVYNDGEKDLVVWVKPEESTGTGQSSAAQTSTRPAPASSGSSSTDAESDTESDTESDAADEAPEGAEADAAAVPAGSSGTPLPAGSSGTPLNADTQAAEGAQATAEDAESATTEGTEAAESSAEGAEGAEGAEGEATPSTGGVAAAPVPAGSSGTPLPDAAARPAGQGTPLPDAPHGPGAHNAEAAEAPAPGESTGEAAPTTTPVPAPAS; encoded by the coding sequence GTGAAGATCACGACCTCTTTCTTCGCCGCGGCGGGTCTGGCCGTCGCCGGTGCCATCGCCGGGGTGGCGACCGCCTCGGCGGAGAGCGCGCCCGATGTGACCACCGCCGAGATCGGTGAGCAGGCGAAGCTGCAGAACGGCGATGTCGTTCAGGGCTGGACCATCACGGATCTCAAGCCCAGCTCCGACGAGATCCCCTACGAGGTGCAGGGCACCCTCTGGGAGGCCACCGCCACCGATGAGGCGATCCAGGGCACTGTCATTCCGATCGTTTCGAATCTGAACGCACGGTCCGCGGACGGCGAGAACTACCGGGTGTTGTTCCAGGTGCCCACGCCGCAGGGGGTCAACCCCGAGGCGCTGGCCGAGGGGGAGAAGACCACCGGCAAGGTGTACTTCGACGTGACCGGCCAGCCGCCGGAGAGCGTGGTGTACAACGACGGCGAGAAGGACCTGGTGGTCTGGGTGAAGCCGGAGGAGTCGACCGGAACCGGCCAGTCGTCGGCGGCGCAGACCAGCACCCGCCCGGCTCCGGCGAGCTCCGGGTCGTCCAGCACGGACGCCGAGTCCGACACCGAATCCGACACCGAATCCGATGCCGCCGATGAGGCGCCCGAGGGCGCCGAGGCGGATGCCGCTGCGGTTCCCGCGGGCAGCTCGGGCACTCCGCTGCCGGCCGGCAGCTCGGGTACCCCGCTGAACGCCGACACCCAGGCGGCGGAGGGCGCACAGGCCACTGCCGAGGACGCCGAGTCCGCCACCACCGAGGGGACCGAGGCCGCCGAGTCCAGCGCCGAGGGCGCCGAGGGTGCCGAGGGTGCCGAGGGTGAGGCCACCCCGTCGACTGGTGGCGTCGCGGCCGCTCCGGTGCCGGCCGGTAGCTCGGGCACCCCGCTGCCGGACGCCGCTGCCCGGCCGGCCGGCCAGGGCACCCCGCTGCCCGACGCCCCGCACGGCCCGGGCGCGCACAACGCGGAGGCGGCCGAGGCTCCGGCCCCGGGTGAGTCGACCGGCGAGGCGGCTCCGACCACCACGCCGGTGCCTGCCCCGGCGTCCTGA
- a CDS encoding serine/threonine-protein kinase, which produces MRTDTLCIDFQTRAAHDDGVRDALTMLPVGSMVAGYRIEGILGTGGMGTVYLAKNPTLPRHDALKVLSTELSQDPGFRERFIKEADVASVLDHPNIVSIYARGETEEGQLWIAMQYVPGTDAEAALRAETMTPWRATHIVSEVAKALDYAHQRNVVHHDVKPANFLLSDDPGDDEKVLLSDFGVARALDDGNAAMDNSLIATLAYAAPEVIAGGAIDGRADLYSLGCTLFRMLSGRKPFHDAEGPAAIMLAHLHQEPPKLSEFVPWSSPQLDWVVAKALAKDPAQRFQTAREFARAAAEAVREAAPPPDAVREAPPPMPPPRPQPQFGVSPSVVPPVGVSPGQNLQWTGAPQPHGGYPPAGPPPPVSPRITTPSAGGAQPNRRRLIAGVAGVAAVAVLGGLAFWLLSPSGTDQADGARADDTAETTSPPRDTAAENRLLTMLPPGYSAGACGPVPAPEGALAQVVCRENTDPGGPPTATYTLARDEAAMQRAFDEIIAASATVNCPNFIQSPGPWRRNATPDRISGTLFCGIQQNEPLVAWTDDANLVVSAVHSGPQGPTLDELYAWWTTHS; this is translated from the coding sequence GTGCGGACCGACACCCTGTGCATCGATTTCCAGACCCGCGCTGCCCACGATGACGGCGTGCGCGATGCTTTAACCATGCTTCCGGTCGGATCCATGGTGGCGGGCTACCGCATCGAGGGCATTCTGGGCACCGGTGGAATGGGGACCGTCTACCTGGCCAAGAATCCCACGCTGCCGCGGCACGATGCCCTCAAGGTGCTCAGCACCGAGCTGTCCCAGGATCCCGGCTTCCGGGAACGCTTCATCAAGGAAGCCGATGTGGCGTCGGTGCTCGACCACCCCAACATCGTGTCGATCTACGCCCGCGGGGAAACCGAAGAGGGCCAGCTGTGGATCGCCATGCAGTACGTGCCCGGAACCGACGCCGAGGCCGCGTTGCGGGCCGAGACCATGACCCCGTGGCGCGCCACCCACATCGTCAGCGAGGTCGCCAAGGCGCTGGACTACGCCCACCAGCGCAACGTCGTGCACCACGACGTGAAACCCGCCAACTTCCTGCTGTCCGACGATCCCGGCGACGACGAGAAGGTGCTGCTCAGCGACTTCGGGGTGGCCCGCGCCCTCGACGACGGCAACGCCGCGATGGACAACTCGCTGATCGCGACCCTGGCGTACGCGGCGCCGGAGGTGATCGCCGGCGGGGCCATCGACGGCCGGGCCGATCTGTACTCGCTGGGCTGCACGCTGTTCCGGATGCTCAGCGGGCGCAAACCCTTTCACGACGCCGAAGGCCCGGCCGCGATCATGCTGGCACACCTGCACCAGGAGCCGCCGAAGCTCTCCGAGTTCGTGCCGTGGTCGTCGCCGCAGCTGGACTGGGTGGTCGCCAAGGCGTTGGCCAAAGACCCCGCCCAGCGGTTCCAGACCGCCCGGGAGTTCGCCCGCGCCGCAGCGGAGGCGGTGCGGGAGGCCGCACCCCCACCCGACGCCGTGCGGGAAGCGCCGCCCCCGATGCCGCCGCCCCGCCCGCAACCCCAGTTCGGCGTGTCACCCTCCGTCGTGCCGCCCGTCGGGGTCAGCCCCGGCCAGAACCTGCAGTGGACCGGGGCGCCACAGCCGCACGGCGGCTATCCGCCGGCCGGCCCGCCGCCCCCGGTGTCGCCCCGGATCACCACCCCGTCCGCGGGCGGCGCACAACCGAATCGGCGCCGGCTGATCGCCGGGGTGGCGGGGGTGGCCGCCGTCGCCGTCCTCGGTGGCCTGGCGTTCTGGCTGCTGAGCCCGTCGGGCACCGACCAGGCCGACGGCGCCCGGGCCGACGACACCGCCGAAACGACGTCGCCGCCCCGGGACACCGCCGCGGAGAACCGGTTGCTGACGATGTTGCCGCCCGGTTATTCGGCCGGCGCCTGCGGCCCGGTGCCCGCCCCGGAAGGGGCCCTGGCCCAGGTGGTGTGCCGGGAGAACACCGACCCGGGCGGCCCGCCGACCGCCACCTACACGCTGGCGCGGGACGAGGCCGCCATGCAACGGGCGTTCGACGAGATCATCGCCGCGTCGGCCACCGTGAACTGCCCCAATTTCATCCAGTCACCGGGGCCGTGGCGCCGCAACGCCACCCCGGACCGGATCAGCGGCACGCTGTTCTGCGGGATTCAGCAGAACGAGCCGCTGGTGGCGTGGACGGACGACGCCAACCTGGTGGTCAGCGCCGTCCATTCCGGTCCACAAGGGCCCACGCTCGATGAGCTCTATGCCTGGTGGACCACCCACTCCTGA
- a CDS encoding WhiB family transcriptional regulator, with protein sequence MSVFMFDETPLGACTSDPERWTTMPDDEAKAICRACPRRWLCAREACESPRAEGLWAGIVIPESGRGRTFALRQLRTLAERNGYPVRRTRRVYQESA encoded by the coding sequence ATGAGCGTGTTCATGTTCGACGAAACGCCACTGGGCGCGTGCACCAGCGATCCCGAGCGGTGGACGACCATGCCGGACGACGAGGCCAAGGCGATCTGCCGGGCCTGCCCGCGCCGCTGGCTGTGCGCGCGGGAGGCCTGCGAATCACCGCGGGCCGAGGGCCTGTGGGCCGGAATCGTCATCCCGGAGTCCGGCCGGGGCCGCACCTTCGCCCTGCGGCAGCTGCGGACACTGGCCGAACGCAACGGTTACCCGGTGCGCCGGACCCGCCGCGTCTACCAGGAATCCGCCTGA
- a CDS encoding MinD/ParA family ATP-binding protein, whose product MTDRDDSLRRELGWTGPEERNYEPQASAEPAPPPKAPVPSRPPVDYPPPGGADNSTDPQSAPTGPNRIPDPSATDVTRPVDPIPGLFRDRQSPYGPGAPRPGQPQGQAPGRDPRSAPPAEHAPWPPQPGWPNQPGPPPGGPAPGQPPTGPGWSGGYPPGPQAGPTSYADRIRPADLMPPRRIPPSRGWRRLLYRASFGWINPGRSSDEIREAELEAKIKGPLRGHFKVGVMGKGGVGKTTVSASVGSVFAELRQDDRVVAIDADTAFGKLGSRVDPKAQSSYWELASDQQLETFADVRNRVGNNAAGLFVLAGETSPARRRVLDAAIYREATSRLDRHFTVSIVDCSSTMDSPVTQEVLKDLDALIVVSSPWVDGAAAAGQTLDWLNARGLTDLLRHTVIVLNDSDGHADKRTRSILAQQFASQGQRVIEVPFDGHLRPGGVINGTSEMSRQTRRRFIEIAAALAEFYPTQDDRVRERAVL is encoded by the coding sequence GTGACCGATCGCGACGACTCCCTGCGGCGCGAACTGGGCTGGACCGGCCCGGAGGAGCGCAACTACGAGCCGCAGGCCAGTGCCGAGCCGGCACCGCCCCCGAAAGCCCCGGTGCCGTCCCGCCCGCCGGTGGACTATCCGCCGCCGGGCGGCGCCGACAACTCCACCGACCCCCAGTCCGCACCCACCGGACCGAACCGGATCCCGGACCCGTCGGCGACCGACGTGACCCGGCCGGTCGACCCGATACCCGGGCTCTTCCGCGATCGTCAATCCCCCTACGGTCCCGGAGCTCCCCGCCCCGGCCAGCCGCAGGGCCAGGCACCCGGCCGCGACCCCCGCTCGGCGCCGCCCGCGGAACACGCTCCGTGGCCGCCGCAGCCCGGATGGCCGAACCAGCCCGGTCCCCCACCCGGCGGTCCGGCGCCCGGCCAGCCACCGACCGGTCCGGGATGGTCGGGCGGTTACCCACCCGGTCCGCAGGCGGGCCCGACGTCGTACGCCGACCGGATCCGGCCCGCGGATCTGATGCCGCCCCGGCGGATCCCGCCGAGCCGCGGTTGGCGCCGGCTGCTGTACCGGGCCTCGTTCGGGTGGATCAATCCCGGCCGGTCGTCGGACGAGATCCGCGAGGCCGAACTCGAAGCCAAGATCAAAGGCCCGCTGCGGGGTCACTTCAAGGTCGGGGTGATGGGCAAGGGCGGCGTCGGGAAGACCACGGTGTCGGCCAGCGTCGGCTCGGTGTTCGCCGAACTGCGGCAGGACGACCGGGTGGTGGCCATCGACGCCGACACCGCGTTCGGCAAGCTCGGCAGCCGGGTGGACCCGAAGGCGCAGAGTTCGTACTGGGAACTCGCCTCCGATCAACAGCTCGAGACCTTCGCCGATGTGCGCAACCGGGTCGGCAACAATGCGGCCGGCCTGTTCGTGCTGGCCGGGGAGACCTCGCCGGCGCGGCGGCGGGTCCTCGACGCGGCGATCTACCGGGAGGCCACCTCGCGGTTGGACCGCCACTTCACCGTCTCGATCGTGGACTGCAGTTCCACCATGGACTCGCCGGTCACCCAGGAGGTGCTCAAGGACCTCGACGCGCTGATCGTGGTGTCCTCACCGTGGGTGGACGGAGCCGCCGCGGCCGGACAGACGCTGGACTGGCTCAACGCCCGCGGGCTGACCGATCTGCTCCGCCACACCGTGATCGTGCTCAACGACTCCGACGGGCACGCCGACAAGCGGACCCGTTCGATCCTGGCGCAGCAGTTCGCCAGCCAGGGCCAGCGGGTGATCGAGGTGCCGTTCGACGGGCACCTGCGGCCCGGCGGGGTGATCAACGGGACCAGCGAGATGTCGCGGCAGACCCGACGGCGGTTCATCGAGATCGCCGCCGCGCTGGCCGAGTTCTATCCGACCCAGGACGACCGCGTCCGCGAACGCGCGGTGCTCTGA
- a CDS encoding ESX secretion-associated protein EspG: MSVPQSLNPNASHIDDVVGVEVTIDGILVIADRLHLTDFPPALGIRPNIPQEDIRERVWAQVARDLAAQEVLDAHGRPHPEVAAMVDALSRPDRTLDGRWWRRDVGEKMIRFVVCRKGDRHVIAARDGDLLVLQRIAPQVGLAGMVTAMLGPAAPADVEPLTGLASKLSECRTASELAQYGIDQASARTYSEIIADPAGWVEITAAERHPGGTTTYTDVAAGVLDSRQGRIVSLPRRVNGELYGSFLPGTQENLQRSLEALVGFLPAGNWFEHTDADTAYSDGTQWN; encoded by the coding sequence ATGTCGGTCCCGCAGTCGCTCAATCCGAACGCCTCGCACATCGATGATGTGGTCGGGGTGGAGGTCACCATCGACGGCATCCTGGTCATCGCCGACCGCCTGCATCTCACCGACTTCCCGCCGGCCCTCGGAATCCGGCCCAACATCCCGCAGGAGGACATCCGGGAACGGGTGTGGGCGCAGGTCGCACGCGATCTCGCCGCCCAGGAGGTGCTGGACGCCCACGGCAGACCGCACCCGGAGGTCGCGGCCATGGTCGACGCGCTGAGCCGGCCGGACCGCACCCTCGACGGCCGGTGGTGGCGCCGCGACGTCGGGGAGAAGATGATCCGCTTCGTGGTGTGCCGGAAAGGCGACCGCCACGTCATCGCCGCCCGCGACGGCGATCTGCTGGTGCTGCAGCGGATCGCCCCACAGGTCGGGCTGGCGGGCATGGTGACGGCGATGCTCGGTCCCGCCGCCCCGGCCGACGTGGAACCGTTGACCGGGCTGGCCAGCAAACTGTCGGAGTGCCGCACCGCAAGCGAATTGGCGCAATACGGCATCGACCAGGCCTCGGCCCGCACCTACTCGGAGATCATTGCCGACCCGGCCGGCTGGGTGGAGATCACCGCGGCCGAACGCCACCCCGGCGGAACCACCACCTACACCGACGTCGCCGCCGGTGTGCTCGATTCCCGGCAGGGCCGGATCGTGTCGCTGCCCCGTCGGGTGAACGGCGAACTCTACGGCAGCTTCCTGCCCGGCACCCAGGAGAACCTGCAACGTTCGCTGGAGGCGCTGGTCGGGTTCCTGCCCGCCGGCAACTGGTTCGAGCACACCGATGCTGACACAGCGTATTCCGATGGGACGCAATGGAACTGA
- the eccA gene encoding type VII secretion AAA-ATPase EccA, with protein MSDHLASLFGSAVGMLPSAPERSLELFTEITNYDESACDAWVGRIRCGDTDRVTLFRAWYSRTNFGQLAGAAEISMNSVNARIPIGGLFGDITYPINSPLAITMGFAVNEAAEGNYADAMEALEEVQANGAEHLVAWVKAVIYAAAERWTDVIDEVRGASGWPDKVLAAAGGVAHGVAAANLGLFTEAERRLTESNASPAGQACAPAIAWYLAMTRRSQGNEDAAVALLEWLQATHPEPKVAAALRDPNYRLETTTPEKIASRTDPWDPSSVVADTSGREKLLAEAQAELDRQIGLGRVKQQIEAYRAATQMAKLRAARGMKVAQTSKHMIFAGPPGTGKTTIARVVANILAGLGVISEPKLVETSRKDFVAEYEGQSAVKTARTIDRALGGVLFIDEAYTLVQERDGRADPFGTEALDTLLARMENDRDRLVVIIAGYSADIDRLLEANDGLRSRFATRIEFDSYSPDEIVEIATVLAAGNDSSLSDEAAKRVLDAATLLSQRTLNGKPALDIAGNGRYARQLVEAGEQNRDMRLSRLPDIESLGVEQLSEISGDDMAAAIADVHARLNISE; from the coding sequence ATGAGTGATCACCTGGCCAGTCTGTTCGGCAGCGCGGTGGGCATGCTGCCCAGCGCCCCGGAGCGGTCGCTGGAGCTGTTCACCGAGATCACCAACTACGACGAGTCGGCGTGCGACGCCTGGGTGGGCCGCATCCGGTGCGGGGACACCGACCGGGTGACGTTGTTCCGGGCCTGGTATTCGCGCACCAACTTCGGTCAGCTGGCCGGCGCCGCCGAGATCTCGATGAACAGCGTCAACGCCCGCATCCCGATCGGCGGGCTGTTCGGTGACATCACCTATCCGATCAACTCGCCGTTGGCGATCACCATGGGTTTCGCGGTCAACGAGGCCGCGGAGGGCAATTACGCCGACGCGATGGAGGCGCTGGAGGAGGTGCAGGCCAACGGGGCCGAGCACCTGGTGGCCTGGGTCAAGGCGGTGATCTACGCGGCCGCCGAACGGTGGACCGACGTGATCGACGAGGTCCGCGGCGCCTCCGGCTGGCCGGACAAGGTGCTGGCCGCCGCCGGCGGGGTCGCCCACGGGGTCGCGGCCGCCAACCTCGGTCTGTTCACCGAGGCCGAACGCCGGCTCACCGAGTCGAATGCGTCGCCGGCCGGTCAGGCGTGCGCCCCGGCGATCGCCTGGTATCTGGCGATGACGCGGCGCAGCCAGGGCAACGAGGACGCCGCCGTGGCCCTGCTGGAGTGGCTGCAGGCCACCCATCCGGAGCCCAAAGTCGCTGCGGCGCTGAGGGATCCGAACTACCGGTTGGAGACCACCACCCCGGAGAAGATCGCGTCGCGCACCGATCCGTGGGATCCGTCCAGCGTGGTCGCCGACACCTCCGGGCGGGAGAAGCTGCTCGCCGAGGCACAGGCCGAACTGGACCGTCAGATCGGATTGGGCCGGGTCAAGCAGCAGATCGAGGCGTATCGGGCCGCCACCCAGATGGCCAAGCTGCGGGCCGCCCGCGGGATGAAGGTCGCCCAGACCTCCAAGCACATGATCTTCGCCGGGCCGCCGGGCACCGGCAAGACCACCATCGCCCGGGTGGTGGCGAACATCCTGGCCGGGCTCGGCGTCATCAGCGAGCCGAAGCTGGTCGAGACGTCGCGGAAGGATTTCGTCGCCGAGTACGAGGGTCAGTCGGCGGTCAAGACGGCCCGCACCATCGACCGCGCGCTCGGTGGGGTGCTGTTCATCGACGAGGCGTACACCCTGGTGCAGGAGCGCGACGGCCGCGCCGACCCGTTCGGCACCGAGGCGCTGGACACGCTGCTGGCCCGGATGGAGAACGACCGGGACCGGCTGGTGGTGATCATCGCCGGCTACAGCGCCGACATCGACCGGCTGCTGGAGGCCAACGACGGTCTGCGGTCCCGGTTCGCCACCCGCATCGAGTTCGACTCGTACAGCCCGGATGAGATCGTCGAGATCGCGACGGTGCTCGCCGCCGGCAATGACTCGTCCCTCAGCGACGAGGCGGCAAAGCGGGTGCTGGATGCGGCGACGCTGCTCAGCCAGCGCACCCTGAACGGTAAGCCGGCGCTGGACATCGCCGGGAACGGCCGCTACGCGCGGCAACTGGTGGAGGCCGGGGAGCAGAACCGCGACATGCGGTTGTCCCGGTTGCCGGACATCGAGAGCCTGGGCGTCGAGCAGCTCAGCGAGATCAGCGGCGACGACATGGCCGCGGCCATCGCCGATGTACACGCGCGGCTGAACATCAGCGAGTAG
- the eccB gene encoding type VII secretion protein EccB — protein MAGFRLTTKVQVSGWRFLLRRVEHAIVRRDTRMFDDPLQFYSRAVQAGIVISVLICLGAVLLAYFKPLGKRGGDTLLVDRTTNQLYVTLPGSDQLRPVYNLTSARLVLANNATPSAVKSEELDRMPKGQPIGIPGAPYATPLAAPQSTWTLCDTVTRPESVSPTLRTSVLVLPLATDTAVGPMNPNQGMLVTYQGKPWLVTDRGRHSIDLADRAVTSAVGIPVTARATPISTGLFNALPNAGPWQVPDVPAAGAPNTVGLPEHLVIGSVFKTVTDSEQHYVVLPDGVARVNNTTAAALRARNSYGLVMPPTIESSVVARIPEHVFVSPLPDRPLDMLLREETPTLCWSWQREPGDQAPETTVIAGRRLPIAPSAMNRGIDQIGGDATVYLAGGQYIRLQSPDPRYGESLYYIDPQGVRYGLPDEDTAGYLGLHGPATAPWQVVSLLVDGPVLSKAAALVEHDVLPGNPHPRKIADGAAAAPGPGGG, from the coding sequence ATGGCGGGATTCCGACTCACGACCAAGGTCCAGGTCAGCGGCTGGCGGTTTCTGCTGCGCCGTGTCGAGCACGCGATCGTGCGTCGGGACACCCGGATGTTCGACGACCCGCTGCAGTTCTACAGCCGGGCGGTGCAGGCCGGCATCGTCATCTCGGTGTTGATCTGCCTGGGCGCGGTGCTGCTGGCCTACTTCAAGCCGCTCGGGAAACGCGGCGGTGACACCCTGCTGGTGGACCGCACCACCAATCAGCTCTATGTGACGCTGCCCGGCAGTGATCAGCTGCGGCCGGTGTACAACCTGACCTCGGCCCGGCTGGTGCTGGCCAACAACGCCACCCCGTCGGCGGTGAAATCCGAAGAGCTGGACCGGATGCCCAAGGGCCAGCCGATCGGCATCCCGGGCGCGCCGTACGCCACCCCGCTGGCCGCGCCGCAGTCGACGTGGACGTTGTGCGACACCGTCACCAGACCGGAGAGTGTGAGCCCGACGTTGCGGACGTCGGTGCTGGTGCTGCCGTTGGCCACCGACACCGCGGTCGGACCGATGAACCCGAACCAGGGCATGCTGGTGACCTATCAGGGCAAGCCGTGGCTGGTCACCGATCGGGGCCGGCATTCGATCGATCTGGCCGACCGGGCGGTCACCTCGGCCGTCGGCATCCCGGTGACGGCGCGGGCCACCCCGATCTCCACGGGCCTGTTCAACGCGCTGCCCAACGCCGGGCCCTGGCAGGTGCCCGATGTGCCGGCCGCGGGCGCGCCGAATACCGTTGGGCTGCCGGAGCATCTGGTTATCGGCTCGGTGTTCAAGACCGTCACCGACTCCGAACAGCACTATGTGGTGTTGCCGGACGGGGTGGCCCGGGTCAACAACACCACCGCGGCCGCATTGCGGGCCCGCAACTCCTACGGGCTGGTGATGCCGCCGACCATCGAGTCCAGCGTGGTGGCGCGCATCCCGGAGCACGTGTTCGTCTCACCGCTGCCGGACCGTCCGCTGGACATGCTGTTGCGCGAGGAGACCCCGACACTGTGCTGGTCCTGGCAGCGCGAACCCGGTGACCAGGCGCCCGAGACGACGGTGATTGCCGGCCGGCGGTTGCCGATCGCCCCGTCGGCGATGAACCGCGGTATCGACCAGATCGGTGGTGACGCCACGGTGTATCTGGCCGGCGGCCAGTACATCCGGTTGCAGTCGCCGGATCCGCGGTACGGCGAGAGCCTGTACTACATCGACCCGCAGGGCGTGCGGTACGGCCTACCCGACGAGGACACCGCCGGCTACCTCGGCCTGCACGGTCCGGCGACCGCGCCCTGGCAGGTGGTCAGCCTGCTGGTGGACGGACCGGTGCTGTCCAAGGCGGCGGCGCTGGTGGAACACGATGTGCTGCCCGGAAATCCCCATCCCCGCAAGATCGCCGACGGCGCCGCGGCGGCGCCGGGTCCCGGAGGCGGCTGA